One Streptomyces sp. NBC_01217 genomic region harbors:
- a CDS encoding LacI family DNA-binding transcriptional regulator, producing the protein MPRSPNTPAPKAGPVTLATVARRAGVSPQTVSNALNSPDLLRPETLERVRRTIDELGYRPHRAAQTLRTRSSKLIGYGIRPTAPGTSAPVMDRFLHALSQTADEAGYRILLFASPPGRSGLDGYEELIDLHSVDGFVLSGTDRGDQRQAWLEKRDVPFVGFGRMWSGRQIGDWVDVDGAAGTDAAVEHLVGLGHRRIAFLGWPRGSGVGDDRAMGWQRAMRRHGLPVRGRRAQSVDDIASAQAAAGPLLDAGATAVIAASDMLALGCYHALRERRAVPGTDVAVIGFDDSPTAALLSPGLSTVAQPLEAVGRECVRLLLARMSEHGAPPERVLLEPSLVVRESTSPSDD; encoded by the coding sequence ATGCCCCGCTCCCCCAACACCCCAGCCCCCAAGGCCGGTCCGGTCACCCTGGCCACGGTCGCCCGGCGGGCCGGAGTGTCTCCGCAGACGGTGTCGAACGCGCTCAACTCGCCCGACCTGCTGCGTCCGGAGACCCTGGAGCGGGTCCGGCGCACCATCGACGAACTGGGCTATCGCCCGCACCGGGCGGCCCAGACCCTGCGCACCCGCTCCAGCAAGCTCATCGGGTACGGAATCCGTCCCACCGCCCCGGGCACATCGGCCCCGGTCATGGACCGGTTCCTGCACGCCCTGTCCCAGACCGCCGACGAGGCCGGCTACCGGATCCTGCTCTTCGCCTCGCCCCCCGGCAGGTCCGGTCTCGACGGGTACGAGGAGCTCATCGACCTGCACAGCGTGGACGGTTTCGTGCTGAGCGGCACCGACCGGGGCGACCAGCGCCAGGCCTGGCTGGAGAAGCGCGATGTCCCGTTCGTGGGCTTCGGCCGGATGTGGTCCGGCCGGCAGATCGGCGACTGGGTGGATGTCGACGGCGCCGCCGGCACGGACGCCGCGGTCGAACACCTGGTGGGTCTGGGGCATCGCAGGATCGCGTTCCTCGGCTGGCCGCGCGGCTCCGGGGTCGGCGACGACCGCGCCATGGGCTGGCAGCGCGCCATGCGGCGGCACGGCCTTCCGGTGCGCGGCAGGCGGGCACAGAGCGTCGATGACATCGCCTCCGCGCAGGCCGCCGCCGGACCGCTGCTCGACGCGGGTGCGACGGCCGTGATCGCCGCCAGCGACATGCTCGCGCTGGGCTGCTATCACGCCCTGCGCGAGCGACGGGCCGTGCCGGGCACGGATGTCGCGGTCATCGGCTTCGACGACTCCCCCACTGCGGCGCTCCTGTCCCCCGGGCTGTCCACCGTCGCCCAGCCGCTGGAGGCCGTCGGCCGCGAATGCGTCCGGCTGCTGCTGGCCCGGATGTCGGAACACGGCGCTCCGCCCGAACGCGTCCTGCTCGAACCGTCCCTCGTCGTACGTGAAAGCACGTCCCCGTCGGACGACTGA
- a CDS encoding glycoside hydrolase family 11 protein, with the protein MRQGHFDAWASHGMSMGSVSYCMILATEGCRSSGNSNITVSG; encoded by the coding sequence TTGCGGCAAGGACACTTCGACGCGTGGGCCAGTCATGGCATGAGTATGGGCAGCGTCAGTTACTGCATGATCCTTGCGACCGAGGGATGTCGGAGCAGCGGGAACTCCAACATCACGGTGAGCGGATGA
- a CDS encoding SDR family oxidoreductase, producing MSARFTDKVVLITGATSGMGRAAAERVAAEGAKVVLAARGKEAGDALAAELRAGGTDAVFVRTDVTAEDEVADLVRQVVDRHGRLDGAFNNVGAATAVGPLTDIDGKAWNADLALNLSSVFFSLKYQVPVLQASGGGAIVNNASNLAVTGAAGMASYSAAKHGVVGLTRSAALDTAATGVRINALVTGGVDTPLLRNNMGLPPEEAVRVAGALHPIGRIAQPDEIAAFVAFLLSDEATFITGAALAIDGGMTAT from the coding sequence ATGTCCGCACGTTTCACAGACAAGGTCGTCCTCATCACCGGCGCCACCTCGGGCATGGGCCGTGCCGCTGCCGAGCGGGTCGCCGCCGAGGGCGCAAAGGTCGTCCTCGCGGCCCGTGGCAAGGAAGCCGGCGACGCGCTGGCCGCCGAACTCCGTGCAGGCGGAACAGACGCCGTCTTCGTACGCACCGACGTGACAGCGGAGGATGAGGTCGCGGACTTGGTCCGGCAGGTGGTCGACCGGCACGGACGCCTCGACGGGGCCTTCAACAACGTCGGCGCGGCCACCGCCGTCGGCCCGCTGACCGACATCGACGGCAAGGCATGGAACGCCGACCTGGCGCTCAACCTCAGTAGCGTCTTCTTCAGCCTGAAGTACCAAGTGCCGGTGCTTCAGGCATCCGGCGGCGGTGCGATCGTGAACAACGCTTCCAACCTCGCAGTCACCGGAGCCGCCGGCATGGCCTCCTACAGCGCCGCCAAGCACGGCGTCGTCGGGCTCACGCGGTCGGCCGCCCTCGACACGGCCGCTACCGGCGTACGCATCAACGCGCTCGTCACCGGCGGCGTCGACACTCCCCTCCTCCGTAACAACATGGGTCTGCCACCGGAGGAGGCCGTCCGCGTGGCCGGAGCCTTGCACCCGATCGGGCGGATAGCCCAGCCGGACGAGATCGCGGCGTTCGTGGCCTTTCTCCTCAGCGACGAAGCGACGTTCATCACCGGGGCCGCACTCGCCATCGACGGCGGCATGACAGCCACATGA
- a CDS encoding amylo-alpha-1,6-glucosidase, with translation MDTTVKTHDMTNSGTGAGPSAEGLQPFLHDACVTLYAPSFAISQADGQIDGAVADGRTGGFADGFYHGDSRALARLTVAADGIAIAPVRGTLEGADRAAFRGVLRGLGEETPDPAVTLHRRRRITPGRLDETLEVTNAGRRHVRFRLIVTAGTDLAPIERVKSGHTQSPVAATATGDGLDWSRDTFAVRLTSTPGPTALDPAAGRLEYDIELAPGSSWTVALHCDATHEGGDQFPAPVADSLPWRTPALRSADRRFDHWLSQSAADLDRLRLTDPEQPADQFLAAGAPWFLTLFGRDSLWAARMLLPLGTELAAGTLRTLARRQGAKTDRETEEQPGKILHEVRRATQNFNESFALPPSYYGTVDATPLWITLLHDSWRWGLAPEQVEALLPHAESALAWMRDHGDAGGDGFLKYIDHTGRGLANQGWKDSGDSIRYRDGRLAAAPIALCEVQAYAYEAARGGADLLRAFGRPGADRWEEWAERLRDRFRKHFWVEDEHGPYPAVALDREKRPVDSVTSGFGHLLGTGLLDHEESALLAARLSAPDLDSGHGLRTLSSDSVAYNPYGYHIGSIWPHDTAIAVHGLVRAGFPEAAASLSEGLLTASAAFDARLPELFAGHGAATDVRPSPYPASCRPQAWAAASSVMVLQSVLGLSADVPGGTLTVAPGFADAYRPLTVEGLEVAGERLEISVAADGTAHIEAPKGLAVKRQHTKLR, from the coding sequence TTGGACACCACTGTCAAGACCCATGACATGACGAACTCCGGCACGGGGGCCGGCCCGTCGGCCGAAGGCCTCCAGCCCTTCCTGCATGACGCCTGTGTGACGCTGTACGCCCCGAGCTTCGCGATCTCGCAGGCGGACGGTCAGATCGACGGCGCGGTGGCGGACGGCCGGACCGGCGGTTTTGCCGACGGCTTCTACCACGGCGACAGCAGGGCACTCGCCCGGCTGACCGTCGCGGCGGACGGAATCGCGATCGCACCGGTGCGCGGAACCCTTGAGGGAGCGGACCGGGCGGCCTTCCGCGGTGTGCTGCGCGGCCTGGGCGAGGAGACGCCGGACCCGGCGGTCACCCTGCACCGGCGCCGCCGCATCACCCCCGGGCGCCTGGATGAGACCCTCGAAGTCACCAACGCCGGACGCCGGCATGTCCGGTTCCGGCTGATCGTCACGGCCGGGACGGACCTCGCCCCCATCGAGCGCGTCAAGTCCGGACACACACAGAGCCCGGTCGCCGCGACCGCCACCGGGGACGGACTCGACTGGTCCCGGGACACGTTCGCCGTACGTCTCACCAGCACCCCGGGGCCCACCGCCCTCGACCCGGCCGCCGGACGGCTGGAGTACGACATCGAACTGGCCCCCGGCTCGTCATGGACCGTCGCACTGCACTGCGACGCGACGCACGAGGGCGGCGACCAGTTCCCCGCACCCGTTGCGGACAGCCTGCCCTGGCGCACACCGGCCCTGCGCAGCGCCGACCGGCGCTTCGACCACTGGCTGAGCCAGTCGGCCGCCGACCTCGACCGGCTGCGGCTGACCGACCCGGAGCAGCCCGCCGACCAGTTCCTGGCCGCCGGGGCCCCGTGGTTCCTCACGCTCTTCGGCCGCGACTCCCTCTGGGCGGCCCGCATGCTGCTGCCGCTGGGCACCGAACTCGCCGCCGGTACGCTGCGCACACTCGCCCGCCGTCAGGGCGCGAAGACCGACCGGGAAACCGAGGAACAGCCGGGCAAGATCCTGCACGAAGTGCGCCGGGCCACCCAGAACTTCAACGAGAGCTTCGCCCTGCCGCCCAGCTACTACGGCACGGTCGACGCCACCCCGCTCTGGATCACCCTGCTGCACGACTCCTGGCGCTGGGGCCTCGCGCCCGAGCAGGTCGAAGCGCTGCTGCCGCACGCGGAGTCCGCCCTCGCCTGGATGCGCGACCACGGCGACGCGGGCGGCGACGGCTTTCTGAAGTACATCGACCACACCGGCCGGGGCCTGGCCAACCAGGGCTGGAAGGACTCGGGCGACTCCATCCGGTATCGCGACGGACGCCTCGCCGCCGCCCCGATCGCGCTCTGCGAGGTCCAGGCGTACGCCTACGAGGCGGCCCGTGGCGGCGCGGACCTGCTGCGCGCCTTCGGCCGCCCCGGCGCCGACCGTTGGGAGGAGTGGGCCGAGCGGTTGCGCGACCGTTTCCGCAAGCACTTCTGGGTGGAGGACGAGCACGGACCGTACCCGGCCGTGGCGCTCGACCGGGAGAAGAGGCCGGTGGACTCGGTCACCTCGGGCTTCGGCCATCTGCTGGGCACGGGCCTGCTCGACCACGAGGAAAGTGCCCTACTGGCCGCCAGGCTGAGCGCGCCCGACCTCGACTCGGGCCACGGCCTGCGGACCCTGAGCAGCGACTCCGTGGCCTACAACCCGTACGGCTATCACATCGGCTCCATCTGGCCGCACGACACCGCGATCGCGGTGCACGGCCTGGTCAGGGCCGGGTTCCCGGAAGCGGCCGCGTCCCTGTCCGAGGGGCTGCTGACCGCGTCGGCGGCCTTCGACGCGCGGCTTCCCGAACTGTTCGCCGGACATGGGGCGGCGACCGACGTCCGGCCCTCGCCCTATCCGGCGTCCTGCCGCCCGCAGGCCTGGGCAGCGGCCTCGTCCGTCATGGTCCTGCAGTCGGTACTGGGTCTCTCCGCCGATGTCCCCGGCGGAACGCTCACTGTCGCGCCCGGGTTTGCGGATGCGTACCGCCCGCTGACGGTCGAGGGGCTCGAAGTCGCTGGCGAGCGGCTGGAGATCTCCGTCGCCGCCGATGGCACGGCACACATCGAGGCGCCGAAGGGCCTGGCGGTGAAGAGGCAGCACACGAAGCTCCGTTGA
- a CDS encoding tetratricopeptide repeat protein produces MHSKALAPEYQGALTKMSVNSSLTDVLAEGVRHLGEAELTGSQQEVARCGLAVAEAHRRLGNVKEADRAWKASYRAARSAGDLGAMAWALWSGGTLARQRGELRLAFRLLGLAADTGKRGGDIVARGYSLAGLAETGRIQGDYRTVAALHEQLLAEARARGEARHTVWALEGIAQIHRNTGLLDSAFAMFEEAAQLAGNADDRRGRAWALRGMADITSLRDDDPERALALLTEAELTCREMKLSSALAYNHKMRANVLFRARRYEEARQVYEEALAEFRAMAEPRGEALSRLGLVKSLARLGRDRSETAADLDELRRTLCRIGLLNARAMVDKAYAELGVEPSSGGADGEGGRR; encoded by the coding sequence ATGCACAGCAAGGCACTGGCGCCCGAGTACCAAGGCGCCCTCACCAAGATGTCGGTGAACTCCTCCCTCACGGATGTACTGGCAGAAGGCGTACGTCACTTGGGGGAGGCCGAACTCACCGGCTCACAACAGGAAGTGGCGCGGTGCGGACTCGCGGTGGCCGAGGCACATCGCAGGCTCGGCAATGTGAAGGAGGCCGACCGGGCGTGGAAGGCCAGCTACCGGGCCGCCCGCTCGGCAGGAGACCTGGGGGCGATGGCCTGGGCGTTGTGGAGCGGTGGGACGCTTGCCCGCCAGCGCGGTGAACTCAGGCTCGCCTTCCGGCTGTTGGGACTGGCCGCCGACACGGGGAAACGCGGCGGGGACATCGTCGCGCGTGGCTACTCCCTCGCCGGCCTCGCGGAGACCGGGCGGATACAGGGCGACTACCGGACCGTCGCGGCCCTGCACGAACAACTGCTCGCCGAGGCGCGCGCCCGCGGCGAGGCGCGCCACACCGTGTGGGCGCTGGAGGGTATCGCGCAGATCCATCGCAACACCGGATTACTTGACAGCGCCTTCGCCATGTTCGAGGAAGCGGCTCAGCTGGCCGGGAACGCGGACGACCGGCGCGGCCGAGCGTGGGCCCTGCGGGGCATGGCCGATATCACCTCACTGCGGGACGACGACCCGGAGCGCGCCCTGGCCCTGCTCACGGAGGCCGAACTCACGTGCCGTGAGATGAAGTTGTCCAGTGCACTCGCGTACAACCACAAGATGCGCGCCAACGTCCTCTTCCGCGCCCGCCGTTACGAGGAGGCGCGCCAGGTGTACGAGGAGGCGCTCGCCGAGTTCCGCGCCATGGCCGAACCCCGGGGCGAGGCACTGTCCCGGCTCGGTCTCGTCAAGTCGCTCGCCCGGCTCGGCCGCGACCGGAGCGAGACCGCCGCCGATCTGGACGAGTTGCGCCGTACCCTCTGCCGGATCGGACTGCTCAACGCCCGGGCCATGGTGGACAAGGCGTACGCCGAACTCGGCGTGGAACCGTCCAGTGGCGGTGCGGACGGGGAGGGCGGGCGACGATGA
- a CDS encoding mycothiol transferase gives MNSVDLLTDAFTRVRETVHSAVEGASHADLHARLDDEANTITWLVWHLTRIQDDHVSDAAGIEQVWFTRDWASRFDLPFAKDDTGYGHSAADVEAVQVGSSELLLGYYDDVHEQTLGFISGLDGRALNRIVDEAWSPPVTLGVRLISVISDDLQHAGQAAFVRGVLGRR, from the coding sequence ATGAACAGCGTTGACCTTTTGACGGACGCGTTCACGCGCGTACGGGAGACGGTGCACTCGGCGGTCGAGGGCGCGTCGCACGCCGACCTCCATGCCCGCCTCGACGACGAAGCGAACACGATCACCTGGCTGGTGTGGCACCTCACCCGCATCCAGGACGACCACGTCTCGGATGCGGCCGGTATCGAGCAGGTCTGGTTCACCCGGGACTGGGCCTCCCGCTTCGATCTGCCCTTCGCGAAGGACGACACCGGGTACGGACACAGCGCCGCAGACGTCGAGGCCGTGCAAGTGGGCTCGTCGGAACTGCTGCTCGGCTACTACGACGACGTCCATGAACAGACGCTCGGATTCATCAGTGGGCTCGACGGCAGGGCGCTGAACCGCATCGTCGACGAGGCATGGTCGCCGCCGGTCACCCTCGGGGTCCGTCTGATCAGTGTCATCTCGGACGACCTGCAGCACGCCGGCCAGGCGGCCTTCGTGCGGGGCGTGCTCGGGCGCCGGTAG
- a CDS encoding polyprenyl synthetase family protein, whose protein sequence is MTPLPVTHQAPAAPQILARCRDLVRPALAQAVRQLHPWHAEMAAFAVGWDATDGSPVPGSQGKGVRQALTLLGAEAAGGAADEAVVGAVAVELIHVFSLLHDDIMDGGETRRQRATVWKTYGTGPAILAGDALFALAVQTLADAPGGHSAAAVRHLAGTLTDLVRGQAEDLLFESRPWTGPEAVQPHEYRCMTGHKTGALLGCAAGLGAVLAGAPATTVDALAGAGRHLGVAFQAVDDLLGIWGDPQVTGKTVHNDLRRRKKTYPVLAALATNHTAALHLAGLLGTGTGAPLDAASARRAADLVEEAGGRSATLAEAHRHLDSARRSLEAVALAPDALGEILALLPFLVDRTM, encoded by the coding sequence ATGACACCACTGCCCGTAACCCATCAGGCCCCGGCGGCACCGCAGATCCTCGCCCGCTGCCGCGACCTCGTACGCCCGGCGCTCGCACAGGCCGTGCGGCAGCTGCACCCGTGGCACGCGGAGATGGCCGCCTTCGCCGTGGGATGGGACGCGACGGACGGCAGCCCAGTCCCGGGCTCACAGGGCAAAGGGGTGCGCCAGGCGCTGACACTGCTCGGCGCCGAGGCCGCGGGCGGAGCCGCCGACGAGGCTGTCGTCGGCGCGGTCGCGGTCGAACTGATCCATGTCTTCTCGCTCCTGCACGACGACATCATGGACGGCGGCGAGACCCGCAGACAGCGCGCCACCGTCTGGAAGACGTACGGCACCGGCCCGGCGATCCTCGCGGGGGACGCTCTGTTCGCACTGGCCGTGCAGACGCTGGCCGACGCGCCCGGCGGGCACAGCGCGGCAGCGGTTCGGCATCTGGCGGGGACGCTGACCGACCTGGTGCGCGGTCAGGCCGAGGATCTGCTCTTCGAGTCCCGGCCGTGGACCGGTCCGGAAGCCGTGCAGCCGCACGAGTACCGGTGTATGACCGGGCACAAGACCGGCGCGCTGCTCGGCTGCGCGGCGGGGCTGGGCGCAGTGCTGGCCGGAGCCCCGGCCACGACCGTCGACGCCCTCGCCGGGGCCGGTCGACATCTCGGAGTGGCGTTCCAGGCCGTGGACGATCTGCTCGGGATCTGGGGAGACCCGCAGGTCACGGGCAAGACCGTCCACAACGATCTGCGCCGTCGGAAGAAGACGTACCCCGTTCTCGCGGCCCTGGCAACGAACCACACCGCCGCCCTGCACCTCGCCGGTCTGCTCGGAACCGGCACCGGCGCCCCGCTCGACGCCGCATCCGCCCGGCGCGCAGCCGATCTCGTCGAAGAGGCCGGTGGGCGCTCCGCGACGCTGGCCGAAGCGCACCGGCACCTGGACAGCGCTCGCCGCAGCCTGGAAGCCGTTGCGCTGGCCCCGGACGCACTCGGTGAGATCCTCGCGCTTCTCCCGTTCCTCGTCGACCGCACGATGTGA
- a CDS encoding winged helix-turn-helix transcriptional regulator, translating into MAHPTMEPGGTDSALCEQGRDLTRNVLERIGDKWSVVVICKLADTTRGFNELRRLSGPITQRMLSATLRRLERDGLVTRTVLNTKPPRVDYALTSRGLSLLEIVQALARWAEENAGGILDSRTTFDAEHL; encoded by the coding sequence ATGGCGCACCCGACCATGGAACCTGGCGGCACGGACTCCGCTCTGTGTGAACAAGGCCGTGACCTCACCCGCAACGTGCTGGAGCGGATCGGCGACAAGTGGTCCGTAGTCGTGATCTGCAAGCTCGCCGACACCACACGCGGGTTCAACGAACTGCGCCGCCTCAGCGGCCCCATCACCCAGCGGATGCTCAGCGCCACACTGCGCAGGCTCGAGCGCGACGGGCTGGTGACGCGGACCGTCCTCAACACCAAGCCCCCACGCGTCGACTACGCCCTCACCTCGCGCGGGCTCAGTCTGCTGGAAATCGTCCAAGCGCTGGCTCGGTGGGCGGAGGAGAACGCCGGCGGCATCCTGGACTCAAGAACGACCTTCGATGCCGAACATTTGTGA
- a CDS encoding peptidoglycan-binding domain-containing protein, whose translation MRPRPLSRTLLSVTVLIGAAATGLASASTGFAVTVPTARPAVSADEAGASAVVNLGLTTTQAKGIQRMLKGTSGYAGTVDGYLGTLSWKALQKHMSPWYYDGLIDGIVGPKTVEGLQEILRDKGYYRGAIDGIAGSQTKAAFAEWADYCVRVW comes from the coding sequence ATGCGACCCAGGCCATTGAGCAGGACACTCCTCAGCGTCACCGTCCTCATCGGGGCGGCCGCGACCGGCCTCGCCTCCGCGAGCACCGGCTTCGCCGTCACCGTGCCGACCGCGCGGCCGGCCGTCAGCGCCGACGAGGCCGGGGCGAGCGCGGTGGTCAACCTCGGCCTGACCACCACCCAGGCCAAGGGGATCCAGCGGATGCTGAAGGGCACCTCGGGGTACGCCGGAACAGTCGACGGCTACCTCGGCACCCTCAGCTGGAAGGCCCTTCAGAAACACATGAGCCCCTGGTACTACGACGGCCTGATCGACGGGATCGTGGGACCGAAAACCGTCGAGGGACTGCAGGAGATCCTCCGCGACAAGGGGTACTACCGCGGAGCCATCGACGGCATAGCCGGATCCCAGACCAAGGCCGCATTCGCCGAGTGGGCCGACTACTGCGTAAGGGTCTGGTGA
- a CDS encoding DUF6381 family protein, which translates to MSESEEYRGRVRQMRAKAKDLKDAAERSTDPKERQRLKDKARRIEAESDQVSGMASGDIYPME; encoded by the coding sequence ATGAGCGAGTCAGAAGAATACCGCGGTCGCGTGAGGCAGATGCGCGCCAAGGCGAAGGACCTCAAGGACGCGGCCGAGCGCAGCACCGACCCCAAGGAACGCCAGCGCCTGAAGGACAAGGCCCGCAGGATCGAAGCGGAGAGCGACCAGGTCAGCGGGATGGCGAGCGGGGACATCTACCCCATGGAGTAG
- a CDS encoding MsnO8 family LLM class oxidoreductase, with protein MSSVIASTRFSVLDRSRTREGYDGPEALRDTVRLAQEVEALGYHRFWVSEHHSVPGVAGSAPTVLAAAVAAATSTIRVGTGGVMLPNHQPFVVAEQFGVLESLFPGRIDMGLGRSVGFTDGIRRALGRGKPDAEDFAGQLTELLGWLDGTQRAHPQVHARPAEGLRIPPFVLATGEGAGIAAAAGLPLVVGDLRGREKLLRAVERYRREFRPSSWSAEPYVVVSGTIALAGSTDEARRLLIPEAWSMAYSRTHGVFPPLAPAERVEALTMTDKERGFYESGLRGHIQGTEEEVVTGLETAIKETSADEVLVTTSTYDRAALRDSLRRLARIAEPTP; from the coding sequence GTGAGTTCCGTGATCGCATCCACCCGGTTTTCCGTGCTCGACCGTTCCCGTACCCGTGAGGGGTACGACGGCCCCGAGGCGCTGCGCGACACCGTGCGCCTCGCCCAGGAGGTCGAGGCGCTGGGCTATCACCGGTTCTGGGTGTCCGAGCATCACAGCGTCCCGGGCGTCGCCGGTTCGGCGCCGACCGTGCTCGCAGCGGCCGTCGCCGCGGCGACCTCCACCATTCGGGTCGGTACGGGCGGCGTGATGCTCCCCAACCATCAACCGTTCGTGGTGGCCGAACAGTTCGGAGTGCTGGAGTCGCTCTTCCCCGGCCGGATCGACATGGGACTCGGCCGCTCGGTGGGCTTCACGGACGGCATCCGCAGGGCGCTCGGCCGGGGCAAGCCGGACGCGGAGGACTTCGCCGGGCAGCTCACCGAACTGCTCGGCTGGCTGGACGGCACGCAGCGCGCCCATCCGCAGGTTCATGCCCGACCCGCCGAGGGCCTGCGCATACCCCCGTTCGTGCTGGCCACCGGCGAGGGGGCCGGTATCGCCGCGGCGGCCGGGCTGCCGCTGGTCGTCGGAGACCTTCGCGGCAGGGAGAAGCTGCTGCGCGCAGTCGAGCGCTACCGCCGGGAATTTCGCCCCTCGTCCTGGTCCGCGGAGCCCTATGTGGTGGTGTCGGGCACGATCGCGCTCGCCGGGAGCACGGATGAGGCCCGGCGCCTTCTGATCCCCGAGGCGTGGTCGATGGCGTACTCCCGTACCCATGGCGTGTTCCCACCGCTCGCTCCGGCCGAGCGGGTCGAGGCACTGACGATGACGGACAAGGAGCGCGGCTTCTACGAGAGCGGACTGCGCGGCCACATCCAGGGCACGGAGGAGGAAGTGGTCACAGGGCTCGAAACTGCCATCAAGGAGACCAGCGCGGACGAGGTGCTGGTCACGACCAGCACCTACGACCGTGCGGCGCTGAGGGACTCCTTGCGCCGGCTGGCCCGGATCGCGGAGCCGACCCCCTGA